Proteins from a genomic interval of Equus quagga isolate Etosha38 chromosome 13, UCLA_HA_Equagga_1.0, whole genome shotgun sequence:
- the MARK4 gene encoding MAP/microtubule affinity-regulating kinase 4 isoform X1, which yields MSSRTALAPGNDRNSDTHGTLGSGRSSDKGPSWSSRSLGARCRNSIASCPEEQPHVGNYRLLRTIGKGNFAKVKLARHILTGREVAIKIIDKTQLNPSSLQKLFREVRIMKGLNHPNIVKLFEVIETEKTLYLVMEYASAGEVFDYLVSHGRMKEKEARAKFRQIVSAVHYCHQKNIVHRDLKAENLLLDAEANIKIADFGFSNEFTLGSKLDTFCGSPPYAAPELFQGKKYDGPEVDIWSLGVILYTLVSGSLPFDGHNLKELRERVLRGKYRVPFYMSTDCESILRRFLVLNPAKRCTLEQIMKDKWINIGYEGEELKPYTEPEEDFGDTKRIEVMVGMGYTREEIKEALTSQKYNEVTATYLLLGRKTEEGGDRGTPGLALARVRAPSDTTNGTSSSKGTSHSKGQRSSSSTYHRQRRHSDFCGPSPAPLHPKRSPTSTGETELKEERLPGRKASCSAAGSGSRGLPPSSPMVSSAHNPNKAEIPERRKDSTSTPNNLPPSMMTRRNTYVCTERPGAERPSLLPNGKENSSGTPRVPPASPSSHSLAPPSGERSRLARGSTIRSTFHGGQVRDRRAGGGGGGGVQNGPPASPTLAHEATPLPTGRPRPTTNLFTKLTSKLTRRVADEPERIGGPEVTSCHLPWDQAETAPRLLRFPWSVKLTSSRPPEALMAALRQATAAARCRCRQPQPFLLACLHGGAGGPEPLSHFEVEVCQLPRPGLRGVLFRRVAGTALAFRTLVTRISNDLEL from the exons CATGGCACGTTGGGCAGCGGCCGTTCCTCGGACAAGGGACCGTCCTGGTCCAGCCGTTCCCTGGGCGCCCGCTGCCGAAATTCCATCGCCTCCTGTCCGGAAGAGCAGCCCCACGTGGGCAACTACCGCCTGCTGAGGACCATTGGGAAGGGCAATTTTGCCAAAGTGAAGCTGGCCCGGCACATCCTCACCGGCCGGGAG GTCGCCATCAAGATCATCGACAAAACACAGCTGAACCCCAGCAGCCTACAGAAG ctGTTCCGAGAAGTCCGTATCATGAAGGGCCTAAACCACCCCAACATCg TGAAGCTCTTCGAGGTGATCGAGACCGAGAAGACGCTCTACCTGGTGATGGAATACGCAAGTGCCG GAGAAGTGTTTGACTACCTCGTGTCGCACGGCCGCATGAAGGAGAAGGAGGCCCGAGCCAAGTTCCGCCAG ATTGTATCGGCTGTGCACTACTGTCACCAGAAGAACATTGTCCACAGGGACCTGAAG gccGAGAACCTCTTGCTGGACGCCGAGGCCAACATCAAGATCGCCGACTTCGGCTTCAGCAACGAGTTCACGCTGGGCTCGAAGCTGGACACGTTCTGCGGGAGCCCCCCGTATGCCGCCCCCGAGCTGTTCCAGGGCAAGAAGTACGACGGGCCGGAGGTGGACATCTGGAGCCTGGGCGTCATCCTGTACACCCTTGTCAGCGGCTCCCTGCCCTTCGACGGGCACAACCTCAAG GAGCTGCGGGAGCGGGTCCTCAGAGGGAAGTACCGGGTCCCTTTCTACATGTCGACAGACTGTGAGAGCATCCTGCGAAGATTTTTGGTGCTGAACCCAGCTAAACGCTGCACTCTCGAG CAAATCATGAAAGACAAATGGATCAACATCGGCTATGAGGGTGAGGAGTTGAAGCCATACACGGAGCCCGAGGAGGACTTTGGGGACACCAAGCGAATCG AGGTGATGGTGGGTATGGGCTACACGcgggaagaaatcaaagaggccTTGACGAGCCAGAAGTACAACGAAGTGACTGCCACCTACCTCCTGCTGGGCAGGAAGACTGAG GAGGGTGGGGACCGGGGCaccccggggctggccctggcacGGGTGCGGGCGCCCAGCGACACCACCAATGGAACAAGCTCCAGCAAAGGCACCAGCCACAGCAAAGGGCAGCGGAGTTCGTCCTCCACCTACCACCGCCAGCGCAGGCACAGCGACTTCT gtggCCCATCCCCCGCCCCCCTGCACCCGAAGCGCAGCCCAACCAGCACGGGGGAGACGGAGCTGAAAGAGGAGCGTCTGCCGGGCCGGAAGGCGAGCTGCAGTGCGGCGGGCAGCGGGAGCCGCGGGCTGCCCCCCTCCAGCCCGATGGTCAGCAGTGCTCACAACCCTAACAAGGCAGAGATCCCGGAGCGGCGGAAGGACAGCACGAGCACCCCT AACAACCTGCCCCCCAGCATGATGACCCGCAGAAACACCTACGTTTGCACAGAACGGCCCGGGGCCGAGCGCCCGTCCTTGTTGCCAAATGGCAAAGAGAACAG CTCGGGTACCCCACGGGtgccccccgcctccccctccaGTCACAGCCTGGCTCCCCCATCAGGGGAGCGGAGCCGCCTGGCTCGCGGCTCCACCATCCGCAGCACCTTCCACGGTGGCCAGGTCCGGGACAggcgggcagggggcgggggaggtgggggcgTGCAGAACGGTCCCCCCGCCTCTCCCACGCTGGCCCACGAGGCCACGCCCCTGCCCACCGGGCGGCCCCGCCCCACCACCAACCTCTTCACCAAGCTGACCTCGAAACTGACGCGAAG GGTCGCAGACGAACCTGAGAGAATCGGGGGACCTGAGGTCACAAG TTGCCATCTACCTTGGGATCAAGCGGAAACCGCCCCCCGGCTGCTCCGATTCCCCTGGAGTGTGAAGCTGACCAGCTCGCGCCCGCCCGAGGCCCTGATGGCAGCCCTGCGCCAGGCCACGGCGGCCgcccgctgccgctgccgccaGCCCCAGCCGTTCCTGCTGGCCTGCCTGCACGGGGGTGCGGGCGGGCCCGAGCCCCTGTCCCACTTCGAAGTGGAGGTCTGCCAGCTGCCCCGGCCGGGCCTGCGGGGGGTCCTGTTCCGCCGCGTGGCGGGCACCGCCCTGGCCTTCCGCACCCTGGTCACTCGCATCTCCAACGACCTCGAGCTCTGA
- the MARK4 gene encoding MAP/microtubule affinity-regulating kinase 4 isoform X2: MSSRTALAPGNDRNSDTHGTLGSGRSSDKGPSWSSRSLGARCRNSIASCPEEQPHVGNYRLLRTIGKGNFAKVKLARHILTGREVAIKIIDKTQLNPSSLQKLFREVRIMKGLNHPNIVKLFEVIETEKTLYLVMEYASAGEVFDYLVSHGRMKEKEARAKFRQIVSAVHYCHQKNIVHRDLKAENLLLDAEANIKIADFGFSNEFTLGSKLDTFCGSPPYAAPELFQGKKYDGPEVDIWSLGVILYTLVSGSLPFDGHNLKELRERVLRGKYRVPFYMSTDCESILRRFLVLNPAKRCTLEQIMKDKWINIGYEGEELKPYTEPEEDFGDTKRIEVMVGMGYTREEIKEALTSQKYNEVTATYLLLGRKTEEGGDRGTPGLALARVRAPSDTTNGTSSSKGTSHSKGQRSSSSTYHRQRRHSDFCGPSPAPLHPKRSPTSTGETELKEERLPGRKASCSAAGSGSRGLPPSSPMVSSAHNPNKAEIPERRKDSTSTPNNLPPSMMTRRNTYVCTERPGAERPSLLPNGKENSSGTPRVPPASPSSHSLAPPSGERSRLARGSTIRSTFHGGQVRDRRAGGGGGGGVQNGPPASPTLAHEATPLPTGRPRPTTNLFTKLTSKLTRRVTLDPSKRQNSNRCVSGASLPQGSKIRSQTNLRESGDLRSQVAIYLGIKRKPPPGCSDSPGV; this comes from the exons CATGGCACGTTGGGCAGCGGCCGTTCCTCGGACAAGGGACCGTCCTGGTCCAGCCGTTCCCTGGGCGCCCGCTGCCGAAATTCCATCGCCTCCTGTCCGGAAGAGCAGCCCCACGTGGGCAACTACCGCCTGCTGAGGACCATTGGGAAGGGCAATTTTGCCAAAGTGAAGCTGGCCCGGCACATCCTCACCGGCCGGGAG GTCGCCATCAAGATCATCGACAAAACACAGCTGAACCCCAGCAGCCTACAGAAG ctGTTCCGAGAAGTCCGTATCATGAAGGGCCTAAACCACCCCAACATCg TGAAGCTCTTCGAGGTGATCGAGACCGAGAAGACGCTCTACCTGGTGATGGAATACGCAAGTGCCG GAGAAGTGTTTGACTACCTCGTGTCGCACGGCCGCATGAAGGAGAAGGAGGCCCGAGCCAAGTTCCGCCAG ATTGTATCGGCTGTGCACTACTGTCACCAGAAGAACATTGTCCACAGGGACCTGAAG gccGAGAACCTCTTGCTGGACGCCGAGGCCAACATCAAGATCGCCGACTTCGGCTTCAGCAACGAGTTCACGCTGGGCTCGAAGCTGGACACGTTCTGCGGGAGCCCCCCGTATGCCGCCCCCGAGCTGTTCCAGGGCAAGAAGTACGACGGGCCGGAGGTGGACATCTGGAGCCTGGGCGTCATCCTGTACACCCTTGTCAGCGGCTCCCTGCCCTTCGACGGGCACAACCTCAAG GAGCTGCGGGAGCGGGTCCTCAGAGGGAAGTACCGGGTCCCTTTCTACATGTCGACAGACTGTGAGAGCATCCTGCGAAGATTTTTGGTGCTGAACCCAGCTAAACGCTGCACTCTCGAG CAAATCATGAAAGACAAATGGATCAACATCGGCTATGAGGGTGAGGAGTTGAAGCCATACACGGAGCCCGAGGAGGACTTTGGGGACACCAAGCGAATCG AGGTGATGGTGGGTATGGGCTACACGcgggaagaaatcaaagaggccTTGACGAGCCAGAAGTACAACGAAGTGACTGCCACCTACCTCCTGCTGGGCAGGAAGACTGAG GAGGGTGGGGACCGGGGCaccccggggctggccctggcacGGGTGCGGGCGCCCAGCGACACCACCAATGGAACAAGCTCCAGCAAAGGCACCAGCCACAGCAAAGGGCAGCGGAGTTCGTCCTCCACCTACCACCGCCAGCGCAGGCACAGCGACTTCT gtggCCCATCCCCCGCCCCCCTGCACCCGAAGCGCAGCCCAACCAGCACGGGGGAGACGGAGCTGAAAGAGGAGCGTCTGCCGGGCCGGAAGGCGAGCTGCAGTGCGGCGGGCAGCGGGAGCCGCGGGCTGCCCCCCTCCAGCCCGATGGTCAGCAGTGCTCACAACCCTAACAAGGCAGAGATCCCGGAGCGGCGGAAGGACAGCACGAGCACCCCT AACAACCTGCCCCCCAGCATGATGACCCGCAGAAACACCTACGTTTGCACAGAACGGCCCGGGGCCGAGCGCCCGTCCTTGTTGCCAAATGGCAAAGAGAACAG CTCGGGTACCCCACGGGtgccccccgcctccccctccaGTCACAGCCTGGCTCCCCCATCAGGGGAGCGGAGCCGCCTGGCTCGCGGCTCCACCATCCGCAGCACCTTCCACGGTGGCCAGGTCCGGGACAggcgggcagggggcgggggaggtgggggcgTGCAGAACGGTCCCCCCGCCTCTCCCACGCTGGCCCACGAGGCCACGCCCCTGCCCACCGGGCGGCCCCGCCCCACCACCAACCTCTTCACCAAGCTGACCTCGAAACTGACGCGAAG GGTTACCCTCGATCCCTCTAAACGCCAGAACTCTAACCGCTGTGTTTCGGGCGCCTCTCTGCCCCAGGGATCCAAGATCA GGTCGCAGACGAACCTGAGAGAATCGGGGGACCTGAGGTCACAAG TTGCCATCTACCTTGGGATCAAGCGGAAACCGCCCCCCGGCTGCTCCGATTCCCCTGGAGTGTGA